One genomic region from Jiangella sp. DSM 45060 encodes:
- the nuoI gene encoding NADH-quinone oxidoreductase subunit NuoI — protein sequence MTVPRRAVVPKFLDPVAGFGVTFRTMFRKPVTEQYPEQPHPVAPRFHGRHQLNRHPDGLEKCVGCELCAWACPADAIYVEGASNTEDERFSPGERYGRVYQINYLRCILCGLCIEACPTRALTMTNEYELADHTRESLIYEKKDLLAPLLPGMEEPPHPMRLGDDERDYYLGAGLGRSSGEGA from the coding sequence ATGACCGTACCGAGGAGAGCAGTCGTGCCTAAGTTCCTCGACCCGGTGGCGGGTTTCGGAGTCACGTTCCGGACCATGTTCCGCAAGCCGGTCACCGAGCAGTACCCGGAGCAGCCGCATCCGGTGGCGCCGCGCTTCCACGGTCGGCACCAGCTCAACCGGCACCCCGACGGGCTGGAGAAGTGCGTCGGCTGTGAGCTGTGCGCGTGGGCCTGCCCGGCCGACGCCATCTACGTCGAGGGCGCCTCCAACACCGAGGACGAGCGCTTCTCGCCGGGCGAGCGGTACGGCCGCGTCTACCAGATCAACTACCTGCGCTGCATCCTCTGCGGGCTGTGCATCGAGGCGTGCCCGACCCGCGCGCTGACGATGACCAACGAGTACGAGCTGGCCGACCACACCCGCGAGAGCCTCATCTACGAGAAGAAGGACCTGCTCGCGCCGCTGCTGCCGGGCATGGAGGAGCCGCCGCACCCGATGCGGCTCGGCGACGACGAGCGCGACTACTACCTCGGCGCGGGCCTCGGCCGCTCCAGCGGTGAGGGGGCGTGA
- a CDS encoding NADH-quinone oxidoreductase subunit J: MGEAALFWIMAPVAVLGALGLVFSRKAVHGALSLAVTMISLALFYIAQEAPFLGVVQIVVYTGAIMMLFLFVIMLIGIDSSDSRVETIRGQRVAATLAVAGVVLLLAGVTIRATLPEEPVGLAQATPDGNVPAIADAIFGTYVWAFEVVAALLITAAVGAMTLTHRERTQPRPTQKELSIKRFSEGAPGEAAGLPVPGVYARHNAVDTPALLPDGTPSEDSVNRVLVARGAARSTDEFRHHPTPGDIEAAAEGDADEPVSESGTDDDASGGERA, translated from the coding sequence ATGGGCGAGGCAGCCCTGTTCTGGATCATGGCGCCGGTCGCCGTGCTCGGTGCGCTCGGCTTGGTCTTCTCCCGCAAGGCCGTGCACGGCGCGCTCAGCCTGGCCGTCACGATGATCTCCCTGGCGCTGTTCTACATCGCGCAGGAGGCGCCGTTCCTCGGCGTCGTGCAGATCGTCGTCTACACCGGCGCGATCATGATGCTGTTCCTGTTCGTGATCATGCTGATCGGCATCGACTCCTCCGACTCCAGGGTCGAGACCATCCGCGGCCAGCGGGTCGCGGCGACGCTCGCCGTCGCCGGTGTCGTGCTGCTGCTGGCCGGGGTCACCATCCGGGCGACGCTGCCGGAGGAGCCCGTCGGTCTCGCGCAGGCCACGCCGGACGGCAACGTCCCGGCCATCGCCGACGCGATCTTCGGCACCTACGTGTGGGCCTTCGAGGTGGTGGCCGCGCTGCTGATCACCGCCGCCGTCGGCGCCATGACGCTGACCCACCGCGAGCGGACCCAGCCCCGCCCGACGCAGAAGGAACTGTCGATCAAGCGGTTCAGCGAGGGCGCGCCCGGCGAGGCCGCCGGCCTGCCCGTCCCCGGTGTGTACGCGCGGCACAACGCCGTCGACACCCCGGCGCTGCTGCCCGACGGCACGCCCAGCGAGGACTCCGTCAACCGGGTGCTGGTCGCCCGCGGCGCCGCCCGCTCCACCGACGAGTTCCGGCACCATCCGACGCCGGGCGACATCGAGGCGGCGGCCGAGGGCGACGCCGACGAGCCGGTGAGCGAGTCCGGTACCGACGACGACGCATCCGGAGGTGAGCGCGCATGA
- the nuoH gene encoding NADH-quinone oxidoreductase subunit NuoH has product MAAETTANEVPGFGNDPWWIIAIKVVAIFVLLILLTLFNIVFERKVVARMQHRLGPNRTGPGGWLQSLADGTKLMFKEDIIPKAADKVVYVLAPIVALVPSFLILAVIPMGPEVSIFGHETRLQLTDLPVAVLFTLAIASVGVYGLMLAGWSSGSTYPLLGGLRSTAQVISYELVMGLSFVGVFLFAGTMSTSGIVEEQERLWYGIILLPSFLIYLISMVGETNRAPFDLPEAEGELVAGWGTEYSSFKYAMFFQAEYFNMVNVSAIATTLFLGGWRAPWPLSAINDGMFNTGWWPLLWFLGKVILLIFIFIWLRGTLPRLRYDQFMHFCWKVLLPISLVWIVAVAGMRLAFNEGVERNQILLYGGIAVAVLLIGSLLIPEKKVPAEAEPAEPPEFDAFAGGHPVPPMPGQEFVAARIPAATTQTDDRTEESSRA; this is encoded by the coding sequence ATCGCCGCTGAGACGACCGCCAACGAGGTCCCCGGCTTCGGGAACGACCCGTGGTGGATCATCGCCATCAAGGTCGTGGCGATCTTCGTGCTGCTGATCCTGCTGACGCTGTTCAACATCGTCTTCGAGCGCAAGGTCGTGGCGCGCATGCAGCACCGCCTCGGCCCGAACCGCACCGGCCCGGGCGGCTGGCTGCAGAGCCTCGCCGACGGCACCAAGCTGATGTTCAAGGAGGACATCATCCCGAAGGCGGCCGACAAGGTCGTCTACGTCCTCGCGCCGATCGTGGCGCTGGTGCCGTCGTTCCTGATCCTCGCGGTCATCCCGATGGGCCCGGAGGTCTCGATCTTCGGGCACGAGACCCGGCTGCAGCTCACCGACCTCCCGGTCGCGGTGCTGTTCACGCTGGCCATCGCGTCCGTCGGCGTCTACGGCCTGATGCTGGCCGGCTGGTCCAGCGGCTCGACCTACCCGCTGCTCGGCGGCCTGCGCTCGACCGCCCAGGTCATCTCGTACGAGCTGGTCATGGGGCTGTCGTTCGTCGGCGTCTTCCTGTTCGCCGGCACCATGTCGACGTCGGGCATCGTCGAGGAGCAGGAGCGGCTCTGGTACGGCATCATCCTGCTGCCGTCGTTCCTCATCTACCTCATCTCGATGGTGGGCGAGACGAACCGGGCGCCGTTCGACCTCCCCGAGGCCGAGGGCGAGCTGGTGGCCGGCTGGGGCACCGAGTACTCGTCGTTCAAGTACGCGATGTTCTTCCAGGCCGAGTACTTCAACATGGTCAACGTCTCGGCCATCGCCACGACGCTGTTCCTGGGCGGCTGGCGGGCGCCGTGGCCGCTCTCGGCGATCAACGACGGCATGTTCAACACCGGCTGGTGGCCGCTGCTGTGGTTCCTCGGCAAGGTCATCCTGCTGATCTTCATCTTCATCTGGCTGCGCGGCACGCTGCCACGGCTCAGGTACGACCAGTTCATGCACTTCTGCTGGAAGGTGCTGCTGCCGATCTCGCTGGTCTGGATCGTCGCGGTGGCCGGCATGCGGCTGGCGTTCAACGAGGGCGTCGAGCGCAACCAGATCCTCCTGTACGGCGGTATCGCCGTGGCGGTGCTGCTGATCGGCAGCCTGCTGATCCCGGAGAAGAAGGTGCCGGCCGAGGCGGAGCCGGCCGAGCCGCCGGAGTTCGACGCGTTCGCCGGCGGACACCCGGTGCCGCCGATGCCGGGCCAGGAGTTCGTGGCGGCGCGCATCCCCGCGGCCACCACTCAGACTGATGACCGTACCGAGGAGAGCAGTCGTGCCTAA
- the nuoK gene encoding NADH-quinone oxidoreductase subunit NuoK yields MNPTNYLVLSIILFSIGAAGVLIRRNALVAFMSVELMLNAANLAFVTFARMHGNIDGQIVAFFVMVVAAAEVVVGLAIIVTIFRTRRSASVDDASLLKL; encoded by the coding sequence ATGAACCCGACCAACTACCTGGTGCTGTCGATCATCCTGTTCTCGATCGGCGCCGCCGGCGTGCTCATCCGGCGCAACGCGCTGGTGGCCTTCATGTCCGTCGAGCTCATGCTCAACGCGGCCAACCTGGCGTTCGTCACCTTCGCCCGGATGCACGGCAACATCGACGGTCAGATCGTGGCGTTCTTCGTCATGGTCGTGGCGGCGGCCGAGGTCGTCGTCGGGCTGGCGATCATCGTGACGATCTTCCGAACTCGCAGGTCCGCGTCGGTCGACGACGCCAGCCTGCTGAAGCTCTGA